A window of Dehalogenimonas sp. WBC-2 genomic DNA:
ATTAGTAAGTATGTCCGTTTTAACAGATGGCATTACAGAGTTGAAACAAGGCAAATACGATGCCGTGTTGGTGGGCAGAGAACTGACGTCTGCCGAATTAGAGGGGATAACGGATTACATCATAGCATATGATGCTGTCTGCATCGTGGTGGATGAAAATACCTACCTTGGAGGATCGAAAGACAATATTTTCCTATCTCCGACTGGTGAACAGTATATCTATCCATCGGTCAAGTTCACAGGGCTTAAAGGCTTGTCCACCGATGATGTGAAAAATATGTTTACAGGTGGTTTGCAGTGGACCGGCGAGTACTACGAAAGCAAACCTGGAATTGACCCCGGTAGCGTACTATGGCAGATAGAAGGTGGAAAATACGCTTGGGTGCAAACTCTCAGGCAGTTGTCATCCGCCTTTTCTTTCCAGGTCGGCAAATTCGACACTCAGACAGTCCTTTTCCAAACACTCGGGCTGGATGAAAACCAGTTCATTTCCAAACTAAATGCGCTTTCCAGCACTCGGTACAAACTGGAGGAAGAAGTCATTTCATACGAGTACAGCAATTCGACCTATTCGCAGGAATATGGAATTCAAGACTTTTTATTCCACGTTGCATTCGCGTCAAGACGGGCAATGACCATGGCTCCTCAGCATTCTCCGGTCAGGGTGCTGAGTATAGACGGAATCGACCCACTGACAAACCCAGCTTCAGTGTACGATGGCAGCTACCCATTCAGCCGCCAGATCCACCTGCTTGTGAAAAACGACGCACCGGCTAATGTCAAAGCGCTGGGCGAACTGCTAACCTCACTGGCCGGACAACAATTCATGGCGGACTCAGGGTACCTGCCGCTTCCATAATAATTATTGCCAGGATCGGATAAGTTTTTGAAACATATAAAGAAAATGGTACCGAAAACCCTCTTTTTCATCTTGGCGATGGTGCCTGTGATCGCCCTGATCCTGATTACAGTAAACCTCATTGCGGGCAGCATACTTGCTGTCGATTATCTTGGTTTTGGCCTGTTTAAAAATTCTTTCATCCCGAGTCCCGAATCTGCCAATGGATTAACACCCGATCAGATGAACTACGGCATTCTGCCGGCGTTGTGGGGGACGTTACTGGTTGTAGGCATTTCAGTTTCCATTGCCTTCCCGATTTCCCTGGCGCTGGCGGTACTCACTAACGAATATCTAAAAAGACCGTTCAATTCAATGCTTCGAGCGGTAATGGGCGTGTTATCCGGCATTCCCCCGATTATCTACGCCTTTATAGGTGGATCATTCTATCTATGGTTCCTTTGGCCAAAGCTTGCGGGCAAAGCACTTTCCGGGGCTGACCTGCCAGCAGCCAATATGTTACCCACCGACCAGAGCGCCACCATTTTAGGTGCCATGATGTTGGCAATGCTCATAGTGCCGTTTCTCACTCCGCTTCTGGACGACGCGATTCACAACGTTCCGTCGACATTGAAGGAAGCT
This region includes:
- the pstC gene encoding phosphate transport system permease PstC gives rise to the protein MKHIKKMVPKTLFFILAMVPVIALILITVNLIAGSILAVDYLGFGLFKNSFIPSPESANGLTPDQMNYGILPALWGTLLVVGISVSIAFPISLALAVLTNEYLKRPFNSMLRAVMGVLSGIPPIIYAFIGGSFYLWFLWPKLAGKALSGADLPAANMLPTDQSATILGAMMLAMLIVPFLTPLLDDAIHNVPSTLKEASLSLGAGQWHTLRSVTLQFAMPGLLNALLLGILTALGEAIIVSYTIGFTASALPQPIFDLLQRTPPFTATIAYLTGGGFSFAQLIGPVGKSVGHFMGLLLLIVAFVILGFTTYIQHRIAKRVTL